From a region of the Lactuca sativa cultivar Salinas chromosome 4, Lsat_Salinas_v11, whole genome shotgun sequence genome:
- the LOC111898500 gene encoding citrate synthase, mitochondrial isoform X2, which produces MRGMTGLLWEISLLDPNEKVLPAAKPGVEPLPEGLLWLLLTRKVPTIEQVNALSKELRSRATIPDHVYKAINALPITTHPMTEFTTGVMALQVQSEFAKAYENGIHKSKVLLPHLLFTLQHKGVIIL; this is translated from the exons ATGAGAGGAATGACAGGTTTGCTATGGGAAATATCCTTACTTGATCCAAATGAG AAAGTATTGCCAGCAGCAAAACCTGGTGTAGAGCCATTACCTGAGGGCCTTCTCTGGCTTCTTTTGACTAGAAAG GTCCCAACAATAGAACAAGTGAATGCTTTGTCCAAAGAATTACGCAGTCGTGCGACCATCCCAG ATCATGTGTATAAAGCCATCAATGCATTACCTATAACAACTCATCCAATGACTGAGTTTACAACTGGTGTCATGGCTTTGCAG GTACAAAGTGAATTCGCAAAAGCTTATGAGAATGGAATCCATAAATCCAA GGTGTTGCTGCCGCACTTGCTATTTACTTTGCAACACAAAGGGGTCATCATATTATAG
- the LOC111898500 gene encoding citrate synthase, mitochondrial isoform X1 yields MLLYLYLICELFGFTIYLSLIISTSFVTNFHKVLGGMRGMTGLLWEISLLDPNEKVLPAAKPGVEPLPEGLLWLLLTRKVPTIEQVNALSKELRSRATIPDHVYKAINALPITTHPMTEFTTGVMALQVQSEFAKAYENGIHKSKVLLPHLLFTLQHKGVIIL; encoded by the exons ATGCTTCTTTACTTATATCTTATTTGTGAACTTTTTGGTTTCACTATCTATTTAAGTCTCATAATATCTACATCTTTTGTTACAAATTTTCACAAGGTACTCGGTGGGATGAGAGGAATGACAGGTTTGCTATGGGAAATATCCTTACTTGATCCAAATGAG AAAGTATTGCCAGCAGCAAAACCTGGTGTAGAGCCATTACCTGAGGGCCTTCTCTGGCTTCTTTTGACTAGAAAG GTCCCAACAATAGAACAAGTGAATGCTTTGTCCAAAGAATTACGCAGTCGTGCGACCATCCCAG ATCATGTGTATAAAGCCATCAATGCATTACCTATAACAACTCATCCAATGACTGAGTTTACAACTGGTGTCATGGCTTTGCAG GTACAAAGTGAATTCGCAAAAGCTTATGAGAATGGAATCCATAAATCCAA GGTGTTGCTGCCGCACTTGCTATTTACTTTGCAACACAAAGGGGTCATCATATTATAG